The window GTTTCCAGTGCATCACGATCTTCCGCGATGATCGTCCGCATCGTTTCGGGGGTCGTTGTGAGATAGTCGTAGTTGCGTTTGGATTCGTGATAATTATTGAGCTTGGCGATCCAACGATCCATTCGCCGGGTGAACCCGCGATGAGCATACTCTGACGTTCCAAACTTTCGATCTTTCAAATAGCAGAACAGGTTGCACTCTTCATACGCTGGTAACTTCCTGGCGGCGTCTTGGCTGATCTCGTCCAAGTTCGCTTCCGCCCGTTCGAGAGCGGCTTCGGCCATCGCAGCTCGGTCCGATAGAGCAACAAAGCTCGGGTTATTTCGAAGCGATTGCTCCACCGCCGCGATCAATTCCTGTTGTTTGGACTCTGCTGCAGCGATCGTTTCATTCAACTGCGAGAGCGCCGCTTCTTGCGTTTCGCGACCATGCGTGTCGGCCTCCAGATCCTCGTGCAATCGCCGCTCGTGATCTTGTTTACGAAGCAGGATCTCGGACATCGATGGCCGCACTTCGGACCACGTTTCCTGGATCGCTTCAGGCGTCAGTTCGGGCAAGTAGTGCTGGGCCAGACTGCGCAGCGTTTCGTCACGCTGATTTTGCAACAAGTCCTGCGTCGATTGGAATTGCCCCAACTGAGAACGAAGCTGCTCCAATTTCGCTGCAGCTTGGTTGTAAGCCGTCAGCAGTTGTTGATGGACGGTGGGTCCGGTCAGCGGCATGGCGAGACGAGGGGGCGAAAGGAACGTGTGCGAATGCTGTGGCGTGGCAACGGAATCGGAACCGACCACGCAGAAAGTCTACGAAAAAAAATACCAGGCTCCCGCTGCGGCGGCCGCGGTGGCCGCCATGGCGATCCGGGTCCGCCAGATCCAGCAATAGGCGACGAACTTTTTCAGCCCGGGCTTGGGCTCTTCGTAAGTGTGAAGATTCGAAAGGTACTGATCGATCGCAGCGTCGATCTCCGCTTCGCTGACGTGATCGCCCGACATCGCGGCGGTTCGCATCAACTTTTCACGCAATTGAATACGGACATCGTCGGAACGAAACATCTCCTCCGCGGTGGTGCGACGATCTCGCAATTCACGAGCGACATCCATCACCCGCAATGTTTCCGCAATTGTCAGGTCTTCGCCAGGCAATTTGGTCGCGGCGCGGCGTTCACGCAGCTGTTCCATGGTCGACGGTGCGGTCGCTTGTGCTTGAGCGTTGGCCATGACGAAGAAGAATGATGAAGAGTGATTGGCGTTGAAGGAAGAAGGCCTCTCTCTGCCAACTTCGGGGCGCTAGTTTCGGCAGCCGAACCGAGGAAACGGCCGTAGGCGCCGATTGGATTGTATCGCCCGATTGTGTCATCGCGGGAGTGGTCTGTTCAGCTTTCGTGTGATTGCCCCAGGTTGCACAGCGACGTAATCTAAGAATCGACGCCCATGAAACACCTTCGCCGGCCCAAAGACTTTCGAGATCGAGGGCCATTTTGTTTCGATATCGCATTTCAACTTTGCGATCAGTTTGATGCGCCCCGAATGGCGGTTAAATTTGCCTTTCACTTCAGTGGTACAATCCCTCGGCGAATGGTCCTGAGACGGATTGTTTGTCCGCGGCAGAGTTACCTTTTCACGTTACTAATTTCACGCACGAGTTCTTGGTCATGAGCCAGCAAGCCAAAGCCTCCGCTCCGGCAGAGTCCGCCCAACAAACCACGTCGGCCGCTCCGGCGACGCAACGTGACACTCAGTCCATGCGGCAATATCTGGACAGTGCTCTCGAAACGCTGAAAAAGTTTGGAACGTCCGAGAACACCGCTCCGCAAGAATTAATCAGCTTGCTCGAAGGTGTCCGGCATCTCGACGAAGCCAAAGTGCTCGCGATCGCCGACGTGATCAAGCACATGAGTTCGTTCAACGCACTCGTCCGAGACAACATTGAATCGGTTCAAATCGGCAACCGCTACATGGACATCACGCAGATGTTCGATTCGGTTCGCGAAGACAGCAAACGTCTGATCTCACAGCTCGACGATGGAAAGATCAGCGGCACCGAGAAAGTGTCGAACTGGTGGATGAAAATCCGCCGCGGAACCCCAAGCGATCGATTCGAGAAAATCGCAGAAGTCTACGGCGAAGTCGCCAAGGACACCAAAGACGCGCTGCAGGTCGAAGAACAGATCATGGACGCATACATCGACTTTCGATTCGCACTGAAAGAAGCCGAAGTGCTCGCTCGCGAGTTGCTGGACACACACGCTCCTATCCTCGAAGCAGCCAAAGATGGGCTGGCGACCGCGCAAGAAGCTCTCGACAACTACACCGGTGAAGACCAAGCCGGCAAGAGCCAATTGGAACTTCAACGAGACGAAGCTCGCCATAAATTCGAAGAAGAAGACAAGACGTATCAGTTGCTCAAAGACATCGCCGAGAACCTCGAAATCGGCTACGACGTCGGAGAAACGCTGATCACCAAACTGAAGCAAACGCATGACGTGAAAGAACGTGTGTTCCGACGCGCCGTCACATTTTTCACGACCAATGAACATGTCTTCACGATTCTGGGAACGGTCTACACCAGCCAACATGGTTTGCACGAAGTCACCCAGGCCACCGAGGCCATGAAGGATGGCGTCAACAAAGGACTGGAAGACATTGCCGGTCTAGGTCGTGAATTGGAACGGGCTGCATTGAAAGCCGGCTATGGAAGCACGATCGATCCCGAATCGGTGCAAAAGCTCGTCGACGCGATCAGTGGTTTCCAAATTGAATCGCTGCAAATGATCGCCGAGCTACGCAAAGAAAGCGAAGAAAGCACCAAAGCGATCCGCCAGAGCGTCGAAGAAGGCAAGAAGAAGTACCAGCAAACGCTCGGACGTTACGCCCGTGGCGAGTCATTGCTGTAAAGTGGCTTTTCCGACGGTATTGGACGTGAGCGTGAGGCGTCGATCAACTATCCCGCGGCGAGAGTTTTAGCGTTGCGCGTTTGCATTCGGTTTTGTTGGCCAACGGCCTTCGTCATCGTAGCCTGGGGCATCGCCCCAGGGATCGAGAACGAAGGGAAATTGGTTGGCCAATGGCCAACATCAACCCAAACGTTTTGAATTGAATTTGGCCATTAGCCAAAGTAGAGGCGTGTTTTTCTGCTCCAGGGGCGATGCCCTGGCTATGTTGAACGAGGCCGTTGGCCATTCGAGGATAAAACGCAACTTCAAAACGCGTGAGCGAAGGGCACGTTGTGCGGATACTGTTCGCAAAACGATTGACAGGTGAATGCATTGCCACAGGATCTCCTCACCGACGAAGAAGGCAACGCTCGCTGTGGCTGGTGCGGCACCGACGCGGACTACATCCGCTATCACGACGAAGAGTGGGGCGCGCCCGTCCGGGACGACCTGCGTCTATTCGAGAAGATCTGCTTGGAGGGTTTTCAGTGCGGCCTGTCTTGGATCACTATCTTGAAACGCCGCGAGGCGTTCCTGGAATGCTTCGCTGGCTTCGATCCTCATCGACTCGCGGAGTTCACCTCTTCCGATGTCGAGCGACTGATGATCGATTCTCGGATCATCCGAAATCAAGCCAAGATTGAGGCCGCAATTCAGAACGCTCGAACGATGAGAGCGATGTTGGACAAGGACGAGTCGCTTGCCGAACTGCTTTGGCAGTTCGCCCCCCAAAAGCAACGGGTCTATCGAAGACTCGATCAAGTCCCAGCGATCACCGACGAGTCAACCAAGATGAGCCGCACACTC of the Rhodopirellula baltica SH 1 genome contains:
- a CDS encoding DUF6384 family protein, which gives rise to MANAQAQATAPSTMEQLRERRAATKLPGEDLTIAETLRVMDVARELRDRRTTAEEMFRSDDVRIQLREKLMRTAAMSGDHVSEAEIDAAIDQYLSNLHTYEEPKPGLKKFVAYCWIWRTRIAMAATAAAAAGAWYFFS
- a CDS encoding DNA-3-methyladenine glycosylase I produces the protein MNALPQDLLTDEEGNARCGWCGTDADYIRYHDEEWGAPVRDDLRLFEKICLEGFQCGLSWITILKRREAFLECFAGFDPHRLAEFTSSDVERLMIDSRIIRNQAKIEAAIQNARTMRAMLDKDESLAELLWQFAPQKQRVYRRLDQVPAITDESTKMSRTLKKAGWKFVGPTTCYALMQATGMVNDHLSGCFRHGAVKALR